The nucleotide window ATAATGATACATAATAGAGGATCGACTTGAGTGGGAGTGACTAATAAATGTCCAGCTGTGTTGATTGGCAAAATTAAAAGAAGAATGGGTAGCACAAGTGGTTTATTTCGATCCTGGACCGCTTCCTTTCTACTGTCCACTTACCTGTCCCTATTTATTACCCTTttagtttttccttttttttgattttctcaattattattataactACTAGGCAAAGAgtccgtgcgatatcgcacgggaactcattttataaagaatatattataatctataatttataattttatatgcctgataaaaaaattaaatcatataaataattaaatttaattttgatgattaaaatatgatttacaaagtattcaaatatatatatattttataaaccttaatgttccctttaattttttatcaaaacacatattgcatacaattatgtcttcatcatttttaagttttttcatacatttttcacatgatagttatcttcaaccactttttgaacaaaatgttttttttgcatgatatataaatttttttcctatttaagacataatattaaaattattagtttataatttcaaacaattataatttatatgttggtaattgttattttgtatatttatctacctgctttatttattgaaaatgaatatccagaaaattgaatattgtaataaatatatgttgatttacGTTAATATAACCCGtctcatttataatatttttttttaatttttgggagagttcttataaaatactaacacttattatataaactaacacattacttaaataaaaccaatattttttaaagcaatCCCACTTTGAGATTAAAAGACACCTTGTTTAGATGAAAAGTTGCAActttgacattattttttttaccattttattattagtagattagtgaaaatttgatttgaaaaatgcatgggagagactatttatagatttttttaaagcctatttgaatagtcacaacccttcaatatgaatagtcgcattcttctaatactcacaacttctcactttttaaaagatactagtgaatagtcacaacttttagactatttttagaaggacacaaccttacaacatataacttttagaaaagacacaactctctacacatatttttcaaaagacacaacctttcaacataattgaagttcacaaccttaggaattaattggaaaagacacaaccttacaacatagaacttttagaaaagacacaaccctttacactactttttcaaaagacacaacctttcaacataagtggattcacatccttagaaattaattgcaaaagacacaaccttccaacatagaacttttagaaaagacacaaccatttacatttctttttcaaaagacacaacctttcaacataagtggactcacaacctttggaattaattgggattgctattattagtagaaaaacaatcccactttgagatgaaaagacaccttatttagatgaaaagttgcaattttgacattatttttttcaccattttattattagtagattagtgaaaatttgatttgaaaaatgcatgggagagactatttatagattttttaaagcctatttgaatagtcataacccttcaatatgaatagttgcattcttctaatactcacaacttctcactttttaaaagatactagtgaatagtcacaacttttagactatttttagaaggacacaaccttacaacatataacttttagaaaagacacaactcactacacatatttttcaaaagacacaacctttcaacataattgaagttcacaaccttaggaattaattggaaaagacacaaccttacaacatagaacttttagaaaagacacaaccctttacactactttttcaaaagacacaacctttcaacataagtagattcacaaccttagaaattaattggaaaatatacaaccttccaacatataacttttagaaaagacacaaccctttacacttctttttcaaaagacacaactttttaacataagtggactcacaacctttggaattaattgggattgctattatttaGTAGATAAATCAATACTATCAACGATTTCATCTCCCACCATTTGTTGTAGTAGTTTTAAAGAAACTTAACTTGTCAAAATAAGATATTACAACTATGCTCACATACAGAAGACATTGATTTTAAAATAGCAACATAAAAACATATCCTGatgaaaaattaataacaaattaCTTATGTAAAGTAATTAAATTTCCGGGTTTTCATCCGAAGAACAAGGATTTCTCGTTGGAAACAATGGGTTTAAATGCGAGTTATGGTTTCTctcgttttcttttttttgtaataatagCAAAAAACTGGAACTATATTGAATTCGTTACAGAGAATAGAGATGCCTGCTCCATAATCAAGTTTTTCCTAATAAAGTATATAAACCTGGCAGGTCCtcagattttaaaaatcaaaattatgttttttggggTCATATCCAAAGTAGACTTTGAATATTAGTCTCTAACGAGGAAAAGTatcattatctattttttttcttttctttattcttGACTATGCTCTTATAACGACAATAGTTTTTTCAGTTAGGTCATCTCCGTTTGAAAATTACTGCATCAAAAAACCTTGGAGAGTCTGAGATAATGATATTTAGTAAAGATTCTTTCTTACTAGATACGTTTAAACTAAATAGGTCCTAATTGAGACATTTGTTTACTTTATTGAGTGTTACTCGTGAGGCATGAGTAAACTTTATTATTCGTACCTAATCAAATGCTAGTATTAATTAGGGATCTCTATTAATAATTGCGATTGTTTGTCATTTTTTTGTGGAGAAAATTGGGGCCCGGGATCTGGTGGGTGAAATGAAATGCTCATTGAATGTTTTGCCTACCAAACAAACTCGTTTTCAattcattttctaatttttatatttgaatattttgtaaatacaaGTTCGACACGAAAAATCGTTTCAGGaatagaaattataaaataaaatattttatgtcgcacgtaaatgtaaatgttattttaacaaagaaaagtAGATCAAGACATGTTCGGAATTTGAACATCATAACTCAGAACTATACTGAAGTCTCTTTATTTCCTTGTATTAGTTTCAAACCAAACAATTGAAAATTTACAATCACGTAAAAGGAAGAGTAGAATGAATTACATTGACAAAGTTCAGTAAATGCGAAACAATATTACAAATTAAAGTGCAAAATGAACATaatacaaaaatttattaaaatgataCGACTTTTGACGCAAGAAAAAGAGGACAACATTCCAATCGGATGACAAATTAGAAAAATTCTCATCGTATTGGAGGTGCACTCCCCCGAAATTCTTTAACAGTGTGGAATTAACAAATTATAAcccaaaaaattatatcaagCAATACGTAACCAAAGTTTCTGTTACATGCACTCATATATCCTTTCCAAGCTCATTCAAATTAACACAAATTAAagggaaaaaaaagagaatattgtCACCTTTGTGTTGTTTTTGCGTATGCGTTTCTGTGTGGAAACGTTTTACATATACTCGTCAGGGATCTTAAAAGTCTCAGGGATCTTGAAAGTATCAGGATCTTCATCTTGAAGCCAACCATACATCTTTGTAAAAGGATTCGAAATCGATTTAGGTGGATAATCATTAATGCAATGATTCCACACATTCCCTTTTGATTCTCCAGTGGTGAGGTCTCTCAAAACTTCCCAAACGCAACTATTACACTTAAAACCAGCTCCAAAGCTTATCATAAACACCCTATCTCCTCTCTTCAGTCTCTTCTTAGCCTCCATGTAAGCCAACACATACCACAAACTACTAGCCGAGGTATTCCCAAACCTGTAAAGAGTCATCCTCGCCGGTTCAATATCATAGTCGGTTAAATCCAAGCTATGTTGGATCCCATCAATCACAGCTTTTCCTCCGGTATGAATGCAAAAATGTTCAATCCCGGTCTTGAAATTGATCCCTGCCTTTATAGGAGTCCCCGGTGGGAGATTCGTGGAGCCCTTGCTAGGGTTTTGATGCATCTTGATTTTCTTGATGAAAAGCTTTACCATGAACCTCAAGAGCTCGGTAACAGGAAGAATCTTGGGTGCTATAACCTTCAGATTGTCTACCAAAGCGCGAGTGGCTGCCTTTGGTAGATTCTTCCCCAAGTAAAACCCTACACGACCCTGTTTGTCCTCGGACTGGATACAGCAGTTGTAAGACTCCTCTCTAGCTCCATGGTGAGTCCGTACCAAACACTTGAGCTTAAACATTGCTTTTTTTCTCAAGCTACGTTTGTTAGTCAAGAGAATGGCAGCACCACCGGACCGGAACAAGCAGTTGGCTAGAATCATCGAACGGTTGTTTCCGCTATACCAATTAGGGCTCAAAGACTCGGAGGTAGCAACGAGAGCTAATTTGTTTGGGTAGCTTTTGAATATGTTCTTGACAATGTCTACAGAGATTAGACTCGCGCTACATCCCATCCCGGTTAAGTTGAAGACTTTGATGTCTTCCCTCATCTTGTAATGGTTTATAATTCTTGACGGTAAAGAAGGCATTGAGGTGAGCATGGAGACGTTGACTACGAGGATGTCGACTTCTTTAGGTGAGATTTGCTGTCTCTCCAGGAGTTTTCCGATGGTGTCTACGTAGAACTCTTCCATCTCCGAGATCCCATCTTGCAACGTAGGACGCTCTTCTCTGCCTTCGAAGACGAGTCTCGGAGCGTAGGTTTGTTCACCGATCCCTGAGCTCACGATGGCTTTGAGAAGGAACTTGTATTCCTCTAAACCGAGGTTTTTATTTCGGTGAATGATTTCTCCGCTGAAGTGAGTACTCACCATTCTATCGTCTGATGGTTTATGACATTGATAGTCTAAGATGTAGCAATCTTTGTCTTTTTTTGAGTCTTTGAGTTTCCAGATCTTGAAGAAAAGATAAGAGACAAGGATGCATAATATGAGAAGGAGAAGATccatattattatgttttttgtttgtgtgtttgtttttggggttaagaaaaaataatgaaataagTAAGATGCTTGAGAATGAAGTGTAGATTGTAAAAGGGGATTATATAAGAGAACATGATGATGGATGAGGAAACGACAGCTATGAATTTTTCAGTGGGTTCTACATCACCGTTGAATTTTGTTTGAGAAGTTTAATACTCCTaccttttaaataatttttctacAGCTTAAAAAGCTTAAGGTGAATTTTAGAGACAAGTGGGGATACATTGATGTTTGCGTATACATGATGCAATACGTGTTCCTTTATTAAGTGTAATTACTTGAAAGAATTTTGGAAATACCAAAATTACTGAAAGAGTGTTGGGTAAGAACTTGTtaactttgataaaaaaaacttacacgTCCGAAAATACCAAActtaaatacatataaaatctttAATTGGTAATTTTGCTCATGTAGTTATGTGTCTTATGGTTGATGTTTAGAACTGTTTTATGGTTATACGTTAGTAACGATGAGGGTAAGTACTGTCTTATTATATAGTTGTGCATGTTTGAGTTTTGAAGAGGCATATATTCGTTATGGTTTTAGAAATTGTTGACATATATTACTAGCTTGGTTTCTCATGTGGTTGGGAACTGATAAGTGATCGAGGAAACTAAGCTTCATTTTGCTGAAAAATGtggcataattttttttcaaaaagactGGCATATCTCAAATCTCAACTTAAGAACGCTTCGTTGGATTTGTTTGATAGTGAAAAAGATAAGAGTAGTGTAAGCTTTTCTTCCACAAGTAGCGTAAGCTCTTCCTCCACAAGTTGTGTTACGCTTCGGTACATTACGTTGGATCAATCTTTTGATGCTCTCTATGAGAAAACTTAGGTTTCTTTCAATTATCACTTGTGTGTTTTCTTCTTCAA belongs to Brassica rapa cultivar Chiifu-401-42 chromosome A07, CAAS_Brap_v3.01, whole genome shotgun sequence and includes:
- the LOC103829755 gene encoding 3-ketoacyl-CoA synthase 12 encodes the protein MDLLLLILCILVSYLFFKIWKLKDSKKDKDCYILDYQCHKPSDDRMVSTHFSGEIIHRNKNLGLEEYKFLLKAIVSSGIGEQTYAPRLVFEGREERPTLQDGISEMEEFYVDTIGKLLERQQISPKEVDILVVNVSMLTSMPSLPSRIINHYKMREDIKVFNLTGMGCSASLISVDIVKNIFKSYPNKLALVATSESLSPNWYSGNNRSMILANCLFRSGGAAILLTNKRSLRKKAMFKLKCLVRTHHGAREESYNCCIQSEDKQGRVGFYLGKNLPKAATRALVDNLKVIAPKILPVTELLRFMVKLFIKKIKMHQNPSKGSTNLPPGTPIKAGINFKTGIEHFCIHTGGKAVIDGIQHSLDLTDYDIEPARMTLYRFGNTSASSLWYVLAYMEAKKRLKRGDRVFMISFGAGFKCNSCVWEVLRDLTTGESKGNVWNHCINDYPPKSISNPFTKMYGWLQDEDPDTFKIPETFKIPDEYM